A window from Cryobacterium sp. SO1 encodes these proteins:
- a CDS encoding IS1182 family transposase: protein MQGCDDGQREIYDVDAVAGHLLPPGSVFAFLAAHRRELFPDDAFADLFSSQNGRPSIPADVIASVMVLQTLHNLSDREAAEALTYDLRWKAACGFALTETSFHPTVLVYWRKRLAASDRPHRIFEAVTAVIAQSGALSGRKRRALDSTILEDAVARQDTVTQLVGQIRRVGREIPGADVSVAGLTGHDYSQPGKPDIAWDDRDARDELVSRLVTDALALLGSINVHILNKKQQETVALLALVAGQDVEPADGSDGTDGRWRIARRVAPDRVISTVDPDARHAHKSRQKKIDGYKAHVNAEPDTGLVTAAMLTKASGSQNSDAARGGELLAADVSIGEQNIDVLGDSAYGSGGLLTEIHAAGHRPIIKPMPLGRAVPGGFTIDDFTVDETLQTVTCPAGNVRSLSPKRRASFGSSCQACPLMAQCTTAKSGKKMQIHPLDQVRREHRVTAQDPDFQALYRQHRPMIERTLAWMTRGARRVRYRGVAKNNAGWVIRAAAINLKRLLNLGLTSQNGVWALG from the coding sequence ATGCAGGGTTGTGATGATGGTCAGCGTGAGATTTACGATGTCGATGCCGTAGCGGGGCACTTGCTTCCGCCTGGATCGGTGTTCGCTTTCCTCGCAGCGCACCGTCGGGAGCTGTTTCCCGACGATGCGTTTGCGGACTTGTTTTCCTCGCAGAACGGCCGCCCGTCAATACCGGCGGACGTGATCGCGTCGGTGATGGTGTTGCAAACACTGCACAACCTTTCCGACAGGGAAGCGGCCGAGGCGTTGACGTATGACCTGCGGTGGAAAGCCGCCTGCGGGTTCGCGCTGACTGAAACCTCTTTCCACCCGACCGTGCTGGTCTATTGGCGCAAACGCTTGGCTGCCAGTGACCGGCCGCACCGCATTTTTGAGGCCGTGACCGCGGTCATTGCCCAGTCCGGAGCATTGTCGGGGCGCAAACGCCGGGCGTTGGACTCAACAATTTTGGAGGATGCGGTTGCCCGGCAGGACACCGTCACGCAGCTGGTCGGACAGATCCGCCGTGTTGGCCGGGAGATCCCCGGCGCGGACGTGAGCGTCGCCGGCTTGACCGGCCATGATTACTCCCAGCCGGGCAAGCCCGACATTGCGTGGGACGACCGCGACGCCCGCGACGAGCTCGTCTCCCGCCTGGTCACCGATGCTCTCGCTCTGCTGGGCAGCATCAACGTCCATATCCTCAACAAGAAGCAGCAGGAAACCGTCGCGCTGCTTGCCTTGGTCGCCGGCCAAGACGTGGAACCCGCCGACGGGTCCGACGGGACCGACGGGCGGTGGCGGATCGCCCGCCGGGTCGCTCCCGACCGGGTGATTTCCACCGTCGATCCTGATGCCCGCCATGCGCACAAGAGCCGCCAGAAAAAGATCGACGGCTATAAAGCCCACGTCAACGCGGAGCCCGACACCGGGTTGGTGACGGCGGCAATGCTCACGAAAGCCTCTGGTTCGCAAAACAGCGACGCGGCTCGCGGCGGCGAGCTGCTCGCGGCCGACGTCAGCATCGGTGAGCAAAACATTGACGTGCTGGGTGATTCGGCCTATGGCAGCGGCGGGCTCCTGACCGAGATTCATGCCGCTGGGCACCGGCCGATCATCAAGCCGATGCCGCTGGGCCGAGCCGTTCCGGGCGGATTCACCATCGATGACTTCACCGTGGATGAAACCCTGCAGACCGTGACCTGCCCGGCCGGGAACGTCCGGTCGCTCAGCCCGAAACGACGGGCCAGTTTTGGTAGTTCGTGCCAGGCCTGCCCGCTGATGGCGCAGTGCACCACCGCGAAGTCCGGCAAGAAGATGCAGATTCATCCGCTGGATCAGGTTCGCCGGGAGCACCGCGTCACCGCTCAGGACCCGGACTTTCAAGCCCTTTATCGCCAGCACCGTCCAATGATTGAACGGACGCTGGCGTGGATGACGCGCGGGGCCCGGCGGGTCCGCTACCGCGGCGTTGCCAAGAACAATGCGGGGTGGGTGATCCGTGCTGCCGCGATCAATCTCAAACGGCTCCTCAACCTCGGTTTGACCAGCCAGAACGGGGTTTGGGCCCTTGGATAA